The window ACAACCTTAACGCTAATCCATGATCGATTTCGTCAACCGTAACTCGTTAGCGACGCAGTGAGAATGAGAAATAGAAATGGGAAAAAGCTTAAGCAAGACGTGCACCGGCGGAGATATCTGAGCAGTCACGGCGGTTGGCGAGAGATTGGAGAATCATAAAGTAAAAATGGCGGAGGCGAGAGATCGAGAAGACTATGgcaagagatagagagaggtaATAGAAGGGGTAAATCGGTCTTTTTGGTCAAATCAAAAGGCTTGACTCTGTAATTCTGGACTATATAATATGTCCTACATCTATTAAAATTTGGGAAATAATGCATATATCTGTAATTGATCCTTCTAacaaatcttatgttataaAGTCTCAgacctctttcttcttttctaattcAAAAGGGGGAAAAGGCTCCACTCGGGCGACCCGTGAACCCTTTTAACCgggtttttccttttcttcattcttctttggtttttttcttttttttttgttaattcaaTTTCCAATTAACCGGGTAGACATTACTGGTGGGAATGTTCTTTATAGCATGTTTAAAGGTGGGTACTAAAAAAACGATGTTTAAgtgtatttataattataatatttggaaataattaagtttaaactttttttcaaaaaaactgtaaaatagTATGTTGCAATCTTATATCCTAATTTTGGattcttaaattttttcaaaaattatccTGAAATCTGAATAGAGTAGAAGAATTGaccaaaacatcaaattaatacATGCCATACTTagaagatacaacataaacaatTGATTTCAGTTCAAAAATCAATGAACCTTTATAGAAGGGAGCAAAAAAGCCTAGTTAATCCGACTCATCAAACGAAAATACCACTCGTATGACTAGTCTAGTCGAGCAATGTCCTCCTCTCCAAAATTCAGCCAGCTCGGGTTCTGCTTCGAGCTCTCGTTCAACTTATCAAGAAACCTACTTAATTTGACTAGATTAatcatgttattattttattttattttcctagtTATTTTTAACGTGCTAGAAGAATCACCCATGCTAAAAGAATCACGTTCCCAATATCCTTTGAAGATCCATGCATGAATAGATCCTGGCAAGCTTGAGACTAAGTTGTAAGTAGCATAGAAACAAAAGCCATAAGAAATAGggatttttgtttctctaaaacGACTAAACCACAATTCACTCTCGATATAAGGCATCTATTAATTATACAATCAGTTCAGTTTTTCTTTATCCAATTGTTTTTACCTAAGTATCGGAGTATCAGTTCGATATTACTAACTCTCACTTGGGATGATCACATAGACAGAACAtaagataaatttttataaattgtgaACTAAATGCAGTAATAACAATTACATTGTAATGTTAATGTACCTTTTAATCTTAGTCTTGGTGTTTAGCGTAGCCTTGGAACTCCAGCAACTGAGAGAAGAATAGAAAGTGAATATGGTACACTTTgggaactaaaaaaaaagtgtatctaatatcaaacaaaatacactattaaaaacgtttacatatatattagaatccttttttttttgttcgttctGCAACAAAATAGAACCTAAAATTGCAACAAAAccgtttttaaaaagaaaaagaagataaactaTAATCAGCTTTCCTTCTCTCTTCCTTAATCGCCGTGATAATCATCATAATCCTCTCTAATCGATCTTAACAGAGGAATAGATGAGCCTTGTGAACCAGAGACAAGCATAGAAACCAATTGTTCCAGTGAGCACAAAAAATGCGTAAGAAGCGATGAGCATGTACCCAAAGTAAAGCATCGCCGACACCATTTTGGTGATCTGAAGCTTTGTGAAAAAGTAGAACGTCGCGTAGAGGAAGAGATAAAGAGCTGATGAGCCTGATGTCAAGTAAGATCTCCACCACCATAGGTAGTCCTCACTGCAAAGCTGGAAGTAGCAGAGTACTATGGTTATCTCGGCGCAAGTAACGATGAGGATTACAAAGACGAGGAAGAGGAACCCGAAGATGTAGTAGAACTGGTTAAGCCAGATGGATGTAAGGATGAAGAAGAGCTCGATGAACACTGCACCAAACGGTAGGATTCCTCCAATGAGGATTGAGAATACCGGGTTCATGTACCAAGCTTGCTCTGGGATTTGCCTcgggattttgttggttttcacTGGGTCATCAACCGCTGGCTTCTTGAACCCGATGTAACCCCCAACAAAGACGAGAGGAACTGAGATGCCAAACCAGAGGAAGATCAAGGCGAACATTGTCCCAAAGGGCACAGCCCCAGATGACTTCTGTCCCCAGATGAGAGCGTTTAGGACAAAGAAGATGGCTGAGACAACTGCAGGGAACAAAAACGCTGTTCTGAAGGCGATTCTCTTCCACTCTGTTCCTTTGAACATTTTGTAGAGGCGTGAAGAGGCGTAACCAGCGAAGAGACCCATGAAGACCCAGAGCAGGAGCATTGCAGTCATCAGACCACCCCGATTGGAAGGAGAGAGAAACCCGAGCATGGCAAAGATCATTGTGACAAATACCATGCCTAAACATTGGACCCCTGTACCAACGTAGACGCAGAGCAGATCTGANNNNNNNNNNNNNNNNNNNNNNNNNNNNNNNNNNNNNNNNNNNNNNNNNNNNNNNNNNNNNNNNNNNNNNNNNNNNNNNNNNNNNNNNNNNNNNNNNNNNNNNNNNNNNNNNNNNNNNNNNNNNNNNNNNNNNNNNNNNNNNNNNNNNNNNNNNNNNNNNNNNNNNNNNNNNNNNNNNNNNNNNNNNNNNNNNNNNNNNNNNNNNNNNNNNNNNNNNNNNNNNNNNNNNNNNNNNNNNNNNNNNNNNNNNNNNNNNNNNNNNNNNNNNNNNNNNNNNNNNNNNNNNNNNNNNNNNNNNNNNNNNNNNNNNNNNNNNNNNNNNNNNNNNNNNNNNNNNNNNNNNNNNNNNNNNNNNNNNNNNNNNNNNNNNNNNNNNNNNNNNNNNNNNNNNNNNNNNNNNNNNNNNNNNNNNNNNNNNNNNNNNNNNNNNNNNNNNNNNNNNNNNNNNNNNNNNNNNNNNNNNNNNNNNNNNNNNNNNNNNNNNNNNNNNNNNNNNNNNNNNNNNNNNNNNNNNNNNNNNNNNNNNNNNNNNNNNNNNNNNNNNNNNNNNNNNNNNNNNNNNNNNNNNNNNNNNNNNNNNNNNNNNNNNNNNNNNNNNNNNNNNNNNNNNNNNNNNNNNNNNNNNNNNNNNNNNNNNNNNNNNNNNNNNNNNNNNNNNNNNNNNNNNNNNNNNNNNNNNNNNNNNNNNNNNNNNNNNNNNNNNNNNNNNNNNNNNNNNNNNNNNNNNNNNNNNNNNNNNNNNNNNNNNNNNNNNNNNNNNNNNNNNNNNNNNNNNNNNNNNNNNNNNNNNNNNNNNNNNNNNNNNNNNNNNNNNNNNNNNNNNNNNNNNNNNNNNNNNNNNNNNNNNNNNNNNNNNNNNNNNNNNNNNNNNNNNNNNNNNNNNNNNNNNNNNNNNNNNNNNNNNNNNNNNNNNNNNNNNNNNNNNNNNNNNNNNNNNNNNNNNNNNNNNNNNNNNNNNNNNNNNNNNNNNNNNNNNNNNNNNNNNNNNNNNNNNNNNNNNNNNNNNNNNNNNNNNNNNNNNNNNNNNNNNNNNNNNNNNNNNNNNNNNNNNNNNNNNNNNNNNNNNNNNNNNNNNNNNNNNNNNNNNNNNNNNNNNNNNNNNNNNNNNNNNNNNNNNNNNNNNNNNNNNNNNNNNNNNNNNNNNNNNNNNNNNNNNNNNNNNNNNNNNNNNNNNNNNGAATTGACGATAGAGAACCAGTGAATTTGGTTATCACTCATCAGAAGATAAGAATCCCATCTAGATGCCCACTTCACTTCACTTTCCTGGACAAATATGGCAGTcgaaaatcagaagaaaaaaaataatgagaaaCTTGATGACATTTATTTAAGACAGAAACCGTAGCGTACTTAAAGAAAAACTTGCCTGGAAATCGACATCATATGTGAAGATAATCTCCTTCTTTTGTTCAACTTCTTGAGGGGTAGCCGAGCTAACAACCAGACGTTTTGTGTGAGGATCACAGGTCGTGAGACGGGTCTTCTCACTCCATTCTCCCTCATACTCATGCTTCACACTATATATTAAGGAAAGGAATATCAGCACTGAAAGACAGGGGATCTCAAGAGATGTTCAAATTATGAATAAAAGAATGGCACCTGTAAGGTTTGACCTCAAATCCCACGATTCTTGCAGCATCAGTTTGCACATCTCTGTGATAGCGGACTATAAATGACAAGTGATTGTGCATAAAGAACTTCTGCTCTTTGCTCTGCGAATGCAAAAGGAACCTTAGAAAATCGAGCTAGCTAAGCATGAATTCCATTTAGTACCAACAATCCAAACCTACTTACCCCCTCGTACTGGCCTTTAAGACCAACATGATAACCGAGCTGATAAACAACAGAGGGAGAACCCTGGTCCACTCTTTCAATTGGAACCACCAGAGGAAGGTTGTCGAGGATCCtaacacacacaagaaagacTTGTCAAAAACTGACAGAGGAAAGTATGTTCCTCATACATAAAATCAAAGAGAAGTTTCTAGATTTGGTCTTACATGTTGACTCGGTACTCATCATCGATCTTTTCTTTAAACGCTTTGGCTGTCTTCGCATCAAGAGTGACTCGGCCGAGAATATTGCACATTTGTGCCTCCCGCATTTTGAACTGCAATTAATTCAACTCCGCAAGGTTAGAGTTAACGTACATGAATAAAGTTTTAACACAGACTGGTCAAAtacaatacaaattaaaaaaatgcaaCAGAAACTAACCGTATATGGGGCATTTTCTATGCGGTCACCCCGAAGCACTTCTCCAAGATTCTCAGTACTGTCCACTATCTTCTTAGGGCGAATAAAAGGAAGGGAGTAATACGAGTATGGAAGCTGAGTCTTTATTGAAGTTAATTTATTCACTTTCACCTTCAGCTCATCACCCTGCATAACATACAAGGAGAGAGCAGAAAATAAGACTCAAAATTCGAATATGATTCCATCACTTCTACTTTTTTAGTAAAACCATGCAAGTATACTTTGATTGAGATTCGTAATAAAACATGCAGAACCGACACTGCACTTATACCCATAACTTGGATTTGGTAGCAATGCCAAGCGAATCAAGAGCGAGTGAGTACGAGATCACTAAGAACCtaacaaaaccaatcaaaattaaaacgaATATGGCTAATCCTGAAGAACAAATATCGATGTAGCTCGCCTAAGATGCGACATTGTTCAGATCGAGAGACTTTTGAAGCATAAACGAAGTAAAATAAAAGCCTCAGCCGAACCAATCACCCATTCTGTGAGATTACATGCTTAAACCAAAGTCGGTGCATCACAGCACACACCAAATCTCATATTCTCTCACTTTCCCGAGGATCAAATGCGGACTAATCCTAAATGAAATCGAAACGCGAGATCCAGGAGATCCAATTCAGATCTAAAAGCCTAGAAATCtaaacgttttttttgtttgttacctTCTCGAAATCCTGAGGAGCAACACCAGGGAGATAGAAAGAGTGAGCGCCATGGATGAAGAGCAGAAGAATCAAGGCGATCGCGGATCCAGAAGATTCCGATATCCTGCTACTGCTCCTCCTTAATAACTCCATAGCCATGGCTGTTACTagacaaaaaggaagaaataacCAGATCTGAAGCTACGCTACAGTTGTATATGACTCTTATACGCTTCGAGAGACTCGAGACCAAGACCCGCCTTGTAAATTGACtaattgtaaattgtaatgtttTACATCCCGGTTTATATTTCCGGTTCGGCTCCTTACTCTTTGATCCTTATCAACCATTTATAACTCGCCACGTCAGCACTGCGCATGAAGCCCACCCTATCATAAACCATGATTAAACTAatcaatcaaaactcaaaagcattGCTAAATGGCAAATGCTGATGAATAATTAACGAGTACTGATAGTATAGTGTCTTTCGTaattttaagcaaaaaaatcGTACGGATTATACTTTTACATTATCTAATTAGCATTAACTATGCGTTTTTAAGAGTTTGTGTTAAAAACTTATATTGTGGTTTAAAGAGTATTATTTACCCAAATATTATGTAGTTTAGTCACATGAAGGTTTGGAGATCAAAATATGAGGTTACAGGTTTTAAATCGAttataattattagaaaatcTATCAATTTTTTACACTGTACCTGGATTACttgttttgtatttaatttaatgATGGATTCTAATCTGATTTGAGTAATCCTCACACTATTAATTCATAACACaatctaacaaaaacaaacattataatCATTCAAAGAGATCAGAGTCTTTGGTTTTATTATCATGCAGAGAAAgcgcaagaagaagagaaggcaaAGCACGACAAGGCCATCGTTTTGACAAGTTAAACAACgaaacaacaaacatcaaacagaacacaacaacaacaacaggacAGCATATATACATTGATCTAAAAGCTTTTCAGATTCAGCAGGCACTAGACCAGAAACAAACGGTGACTCTTGTCTTACCAATCTTCAAGATCTAGTAACCTCCCTGAATAAACGCATTTAGGCGCTGAAGCTCCTCTCGGTGCTCACTCACCACAGCTCGGACCACATCTCCTATGGACACCATTCCGATCATGCCCTTGTCTTGGATTACCGGAATATGCCTGATTCGGTTGTCTGTACAACATTGCAAGGTCAGGAAACCGTATTATAATAGCTTTTAAACCCAAAAGTTTGTATCTTTGTTGGAGAAAGTATAGGTTTTCTGGTTACCTGTCATCAGTTGCATAGCTCGCAAGACCTTGGTCTCGGGTGTCACAGTGATAAGCTTATTCTGCAATAGTCAGTTCACAGATCAAGTCAGTTTCAATCCAGAGAAGCAAAGAGTAATCATATAATCTCGCATTTCCATACCTCTTCAGTCATAATGTCTccaacttttgttgatttggaAGATCTTCCTTGCACTATGATCTTCCTTAGGTAATCTGAATAAAACCACAATGTCGTAAATGAATcacacaaatcaaaaaaaacGCGCAACAAAAACTTTCCTTGGTTGGTTCAGATATAATATTTACCTCTCTCAGTAATGATCCCAGCAAGAGCTTGTTGCTCACCAGGTTTCACAACCACCAAGGCACCAACATTGTGTTGTGTCATctaaaacaaagcaaacacatCAAATTCCAAATTAACACACGGAGAGATGTGTATAAGTAAATCTAAAAGGGCAAAGAAGAGAAGCATACGGATTTAACAGCATCATAAACAGTGTCATCAGTAGTACACCAAAGCCAAGATCCATCAGCACTTTTGCCTTTGGCTTTCATGACATCAGAAATAGTCGTACTCTCGAATCCAGTTTCCTCCATACGAGCAGGTTTAGTTGATTCATAGCGTGAACCAACAAACACAGAAGGCTGAATCGCCGGGTTAATCACACGGAGATGTTGCAGCATAGAACCTTTCACAACATTTCCACCAGAGACGAAAGATCTAAGCACAGCTTGCATCTTTTTTTTCACCTGTGTCCCGCAATCAAATCTATCACTTATACTAAAAACGAGATCTATAATACGAACTAGCAATCACAATCATCTGATACCAAAAATCAACGAATCTAATGAGACTAGATCGGAAATAGAATGGTCTCTAACTATAAATGTATCTGATCGGCAAATCCTAAATAAGAAAGTTTCCTAAATCTGACTGTTAATACTATAGCTTCAGAGATAacgaagaaggagagagagattgattcaTACCTGAGCTTAGAGAAGAGATCGTAGTTGAGGCTGAGCTTTGAGAAGAACCCTAGAGATTGAGGAAGAGACAGCTGACCAATACTGAGTTGAGTGGAGAGTTTGAAGGGTTCTTATGGATAatcatcaaatatataaataaaccatTTTTGATAGCGAAGTACtgacgacttttttttttaaaatttcttttccTTAAAATAtcttagaaaattttaaaaagtgatgACTGTTCATTCAATTACTCTATCACATCCAGACAAAATATCAATAGGCCCACTATTAAACTTTAAATCCAGGCCCACTTTAACAAGGCCAGATTTTGatacaaatgaaaataattttacttgGCTTCCttattagctttttttttttttactgttttacaATGGACtcatatattttccttattttcaaCTTGGCTTTACAATGGGGAACTCAGATTGACAGATTCAATCGAGACGACGTAGAAGATACTCAACCTCGACGAGCTTAGTGAGAGGGATAAGCCATTCGCCATAGATGCGAGAAACAACCAACGGATCCACTTTATACTTCTTCTCACTCTCATCACCAGAGTCAGAAGAGATACACTTCACTTCTTGTCCAAACGTTTCTGCTTTCTTTTGGACTCTTTTCTTAACCATTTCTTCTACTTTCTCAAACGTCAAAAGCTTCATCAAAGCCTCTGTATCCTGTATAAGTTTTTCAGAAACCAAACCCGTATGGTGTGTGAGTCATCTCATATTAAAACCAAATCCAATCCACATTGTGACATATAAAATTTACCTTAGCGCGAATAGCAGGCTCGTAATCTTGTGGAGCATCTCTGAATTTGACCTCAGCTACAAATTTACCGTAGTGAATCCTTCTTGAAAGAGCCTTTACAAGATCAAATCAGACATAGAATAAACCACATGTAGAACTGATTATTATCTGTGAACTGAATTCAAAACGATCTCCTTACTTGTAAACAGGCGAGATCACTAGCAGCAGTTGATGGATAGTTTCCATCATCGCCTGGTTTGACGAACAAAGGAAGCAATTCTTTAAAGTAAACATCCCAAAT is drawn from Camelina sativa cultivar DH55 chromosome 8, Cs, whole genome shotgun sequence and contains these coding sequences:
- the LOC109124536 gene encoding CBS domain-containing protein CBSX3, mitochondrial-like; its protein translation is MQAVLRSFVSGGNVVKGSMLQHLRVINPAIQPSVFVGSRYESTKPARMEETGFESTTISDVMKAKGKSADGSWLWCTTDDTVYDAVKSMTQHNVGALVVVKPGEQQALAGIITERDYLRKIIVQGRSSKSTKVGDIMTEENKLITVTPETKVLRAMQLMTDNRIRHIPVIQDKGMIGMVSIGDVVRAVVSEHREELQRLNAFIQGGY
- the LOC104705351 gene encoding transmembrane 9 superfamily member 8 (The sequence of the model RefSeq protein was modified relative to this genomic sequence to represent the inferred CDS: added 163 bases not found in genome assembly), with the protein product MAMELLRRSSSRISESSGSAIALILLLFIHGAHSFYLPGVAPQDFEKGDELKVKVNKLTSIKTQLPYSYYSLPFIRPKKIVDSTENLGEVLRGDRIENAPYTFKMREAQMCNILGRVTLDAKTAKAFKEKIDDEYRVNMILDNLPLVVPIERVDQGSPSVVYQLGYHVGLKGQYEGSKEQKFFMHNHLSFIVRYHRDVQTDAARIVGFEVKPYSVKHEYEGEWSEKTRLTTCDPHTKRLVVSSATPQEVEQKKEIIFTYDVDFQESEVKWASRWDSYLLMSDNQIHWFSIVNSLMIVLFLSGMVAMIMLRTLYRDISRYNELETQEEAQEETGWKLVHGDVFRLPTNSDLLCVYVGTGVQCLGMVFVTMIFAMLGFLSPSNRGGLMTAMLLLWVFMGLFAGYASSRLYKMFKGTEWKRIAFRTAFLFPAVVSAIFFVLNALIWGQKSSGAVPFGTMFALIFLWFGISVPLVFVGGYIGFKKPAVDDPVKTNKIPRQIPEQAWYMNPVFSILIGGILPFGAVFIELFFILTSIWLNQFYYIFGFLFLVFVILIVTCAEITIVLCYFQLCSEDYLWWWRSYLTSGSSALYLFLYATFYFFTKLQITKMVSAMLYFGYMLIASYAFFVLTGTIGFYACLWFTRLIYSSVKID
- the LOC104705354 gene encoding chorismate mutase 2-like, which produces MAGVNESNSDSVVGSDVLSLESIRESLIRQEDTIVFSLIERSQFPLNALAFEDSGNSSSLTEFFVREIEFLQAKVGRYENPEENPFFLDNIPHPVFPTHKYPTVLHPKALFVNINKRIWDVYFKELLPLFVKPGDDGNYPSTAASDLACLQALSRRIHYGKFVAEVKFRDAPQDYEPAIRAKDTEALMKLLTFEKVEEMVKKRVQKKAETFGQEVKCISSDSGDESEKKYKVDPLVVSRIYGEWLIPLTKLVEVEYLLRRLD